The following are encoded together in the Thalassomonas haliotis genome:
- the rne gene encoding ribonuclease E, whose translation MKRMLINATQSEELRVALVDGQRLYDLDIESPGHEQKKSNIYKAKITRIEPSLEAAFVDYGAERHGFLPMKEIARDYFPKGYTFQGRPNIKEVLREGQEVIVQIDKEERGQKGAALTTFISLAGSYLVLMPNNPRAGGISRRIEGDERTELKASLSKLDLPKGMGLIVRTAGVGKSYEELEWDLSVLLHHWKAIDDAAKSRPAPFLIHQETNLILRAIRDYLRRDIGEVLIDRPKIYESVKKHIEVVRPDFLSKVKLYNNDVPLFTHYQIETQIESAFQREVRLPSGGSIVIDPTEAMTSIDINSARATKGGDIEETAFNTNLEAAEEIARQLRLRDLGGLVVIDFIDMTPVRHQREVENRMREAVHQDRARIQLGRISRFGLLEMSRQRLRPSIGETSQGICPRCNGTGHVRGIESLALSILRLMEEEAIKENTLHVQAQVPVPVATYLLNEKRRSVFHIEKHHNVHVLIIPNPHMDTPQYEVLRVRKDESVDDASYELPIQQAKTEEAVMPKFNKEASKRDEPIVQGLSAPKRVPASAEKAPAVKAKEQVSEGVFSGLFNWLKNLFAAPETQVAEPAQVEKKPAKAQEQQERRPRRNRQSQRKNRRSGDKADNRADSRTDNRDSRDNRDNKESRDNRDSRDSNRAKQQGRKAEQSKTQKPKEEKVAERRQRRSNRKKIRINNAAAETGNENLPARQAPETLVSKEKIAKDTTAKSEEKQAVITTQTEAELQAEENVEKAAREERPRNRRSPRHLRSHGQRRRRTNADSEQQASNTETVTSTEVSEDPVVSRYPEQEQVSSKAAQEESETHSEAAPSVEAQAKETAETQAVEATKAVETQTDEAAPASVVEAQADEAAPAPVVEAQADEAAPAPVVETQADEAAATQLVETQADEAAAAPVVETQADEAAAAPVVETQADEAAPAPVVETQADEATPAAVATPESSAQEVQQQLPLEEEVTTEQRQASETQASAQPGEKADSAEKKTEKKAVKRPVKAKKKRLKTNGDIRLKGKASSPMAKPVTINTVNELPTAFFAAEDRKRALTSGKNAIAADATSRSAAGPTKP comes from the coding sequence ATGAAACGTATGTTAATTAACGCTACACAATCGGAAGAATTACGTGTAGCCCTGGTTGATGGCCAGCGTCTTTACGATTTAGACATCGAAAGTCCCGGCCACGAACAAAAAAAATCCAATATCTATAAGGCAAAAATCACCCGGATTGAGCCTTCCTTAGAAGCCGCCTTTGTCGATTACGGCGCTGAAAGGCACGGTTTCTTGCCCATGAAAGAAATCGCCCGCGACTACTTCCCTAAAGGTTATACCTTCCAGGGCCGCCCGAATATCAAAGAAGTTTTACGTGAAGGCCAGGAAGTCATTGTCCAGATAGATAAAGAAGAGCGCGGCCAAAAAGGCGCGGCATTAACCACCTTTATCAGCCTCGCCGGCAGCTACCTGGTGCTGATGCCCAACAACCCCAGGGCCGGTGGCATCTCCCGTCGCATCGAAGGGGACGAACGTACCGAGCTAAAAGCCTCCTTAAGCAAGCTGGACCTGCCTAAAGGCATGGGACTTATCGTACGTACCGCAGGCGTAGGCAAATCCTACGAAGAGTTGGAGTGGGATTTAAGTGTTCTGCTGCACCACTGGAAAGCCATTGACGATGCCGCCAAGAGCCGCCCTGCCCCGTTTTTAATCCATCAGGAAACCAATTTAATTTTACGGGCGATCCGCGATTACCTGCGCCGCGATATCGGTGAGGTCTTGATTGACCGCCCGAAAATTTATGAAAGTGTGAAGAAGCACATTGAAGTGGTGCGTCCCGACTTTTTAAGTAAGGTTAAGCTTTATAATAACGATGTGCCGTTATTTACCCACTACCAGATAGAAACGCAAATAGAGTCGGCATTCCAGCGGGAAGTGAGACTGCCGTCGGGCGGCTCCATCGTCATCGATCCCACCGAAGCCATGACCTCCATCGATATCAACTCCGCCCGGGCAACCAAAGGCGGCGATATCGAAGAAACCGCCTTTAATACCAACCTGGAAGCGGCAGAAGAAATTGCCCGTCAGTTAAGGCTTAGAGATTTAGGCGGCCTGGTGGTGATCGACTTTATCGATATGACACCGGTACGCCATCAGCGGGAAGTAGAAAACCGCATGCGCGAAGCCGTGCATCAGGACAGGGCCCGTATCCAGCTGGGACGCATTTCCCGTTTCGGCCTGCTGGAAATGTCCCGCCAGCGCCTGCGCCCGTCCATCGGCGAAACCAGCCAGGGCATTTGCCCACGCTGTAACGGTACCGGACACGTACGCGGCATAGAATCACTGGCGCTGTCTATTCTTCGTTTAATGGAAGAAGAGGCGATTAAAGAAAATACCCTGCATGTGCAGGCCCAGGTACCGGTCCCGGTTGCCACTTACCTGTTAAACGAAAAACGGCGCTCGGTGTTTCATATTGAAAAACACCATAACGTCCATGTATTGATCATCCCTAATCCTCATATGGATACCCCGCAATACGAAGTATTAAGGGTACGTAAGGATGAATCCGTTGATGACGCCAGCTATGAGCTGCCCATCCAACAGGCGAAAACCGAAGAAGCGGTCATGCCTAAGTTTAATAAAGAAGCCAGCAAAAGAGACGAACCTATCGTTCAGGGACTCTCTGCCCCTAAACGGGTCCCGGCATCGGCTGAAAAAGCACCGGCGGTAAAGGCCAAAGAACAAGTTTCGGAAGGTGTTTTTTCCGGCCTGTTCAACTGGCTGAAAAACCTGTTTGCTGCGCCTGAAACCCAGGTAGCAGAGCCAGCTCAGGTAGAGAAGAAACCGGCCAAAGCACAAGAGCAACAGGAAAGACGTCCTCGTCGTAACCGTCAATCACAGCGTAAGAATCGTCGCAGCGGCGATAAAGCCGATAACAGAGCAGATAGCAGAACCGATAACAGGGACTCTCGCGATAACCGTGACAATAAAGAGAGCCGTGATAACCGCGACTCCCGTGACAGCAACAGGGCAAAACAGCAAGGCCGTAAGGCTGAGCAAAGCAAAACGCAAAAGCCAAAAGAAGAAAAAGTGGCCGAGCGTCGTCAGCGTCGCAGTAACCGTAAAAAGATACGCATCAATAATGCCGCTGCTGAGACCGGCAACGAAAACCTCCCTGCTCGTCAGGCGCCAGAGACGCTAGTATCGAAGGAGAAAATAGCGAAGGATACAACGGCTAAAAGCGAAGAAAAGCAGGCTGTGATTACAACGCAAACCGAAGCTGAGCTTCAGGCGGAAGAAAACGTGGAAAAAGCCGCCCGTGAAGAAAGACCAAGAAACCGTCGTTCTCCAAGGCATTTACGCTCCCATGGCCAACGCCGTCGCCGTACAAATGCCGATAGCGAGCAGCAGGCCAGCAACACCGAGACAGTCACAAGTACTGAAGTGAGTGAAGATCCCGTTGTTTCCCGCTACCCTGAGCAAGAGCAGGTAAGCAGTAAAGCAGCTCAGGAAGAAAGCGAGACTCATAGTGAAGCAGCACCAAGTGTTGAAGCTCAGGCAAAAGAAACAGCAGAGACTCAAGCAGTTGAAGCAACTAAGGCCGTTGAAACTCAAACCGATGAAGCAGCTCCAGCATCGGTAGTTGAAGCCCAAGCCGATGAAGCCGCTCCAGCGCCGGTAGTGGAAGCCCAAGCCGATGAAGCCGCTCCAGCGCCGGTAGTGGAAACTCAAGCCGATGAAGCCGCTGCAACACAGCTAGTGGAAACTCAAGCCGATGAAGCCGCTGCAGCGCCGGTAGTGGAAACTCAAGCCGATGAAGCAGCTGCAGCGCCGGTAGTGGAAACTCAAGCCGATGAAGCCGCTCCAGCGCCGGTAGTGGAAACTCAAGCCGATGAAGCAACACCGGCAGCGGTAGCAACCCCGGAGTCAAGCGCTCAGGAAGTCCAGCAACAATTGCCGCTTGAAGAAGAAGTAACCACTGAGCAACGACAGGCCAGCGAGACTCAAGCGAGCGCACAGCCCGGGGAAAAAGCAGATTCAGCTGAGAAGAAAACCGAGAAGAAGGCAGTAAAAAGGCCCGTTAAAGCCAAGAAAAAACGTCTGAAAACCAATGGCGACATTCGTTTGAAAGGCAAAGCCTCTTCACCTATGGCTAAGCCGGTAACCATTAACACTGTTAATGAGCTGCCCACGGCCTTCTTCGCCGCCGAAGACAGAAAAAGAGCATTAACTTCGGGTAAAAACGCCATTGCCGCGGATGCTACCAGTAGAAGTGCCGCAGGCCCGACTAAACCTTAA
- a CDS encoding HAD family hydrolase yields the protein MQDYQLIIFDWDGTLMDSVARIVSSLQGAARAASLQEPGFDSAKQVIGLSLPKAMQKLFPQESHLHAALMGQYKHHYRELDTIPTPLFDHADELLSGLKGAQKLLAVATGKGRAGLERVWQQSNSGHYFHASRCADESESKPHPDMIHSLLSELAVKPEQALMVGDTSFDLEMAQLAGVDSVGVTHGVHPSDVLSQYQPKAIVNSLPELAQLLLPR from the coding sequence ATGCAAGATTACCAGCTGATTATTTTTGACTGGGACGGGACCCTGATGGACTCCGTCGCCAGAATCGTGTCGAGCTTACAGGGAGCGGCCCGGGCAGCCTCTTTGCAGGAACCCGGCTTTGACAGTGCTAAACAAGTGATAGGTTTAAGCCTGCCCAAAGCCATGCAAAAGCTTTTTCCACAAGAGAGCCATTTGCATGCAGCCTTGATGGGACAATATAAGCATCATTACCGGGAGCTCGATACTATTCCCACCCCTTTGTTTGACCATGCCGATGAGTTACTCAGTGGCTTAAAGGGGGCGCAGAAGCTTCTGGCAGTGGCCACGGGCAAAGGCAGAGCGGGATTAGAAAGGGTATGGCAGCAAAGTAATAGCGGGCATTATTTTCATGCCTCGCGCTGCGCCGATGAAAGCGAGTCAAAGCCTCATCCGGATATGATACACAGCTTATTGTCGGAATTGGCCGTTAAGCCAGAGCAGGCGCTGATGGTGGGTGATACCAGTTTTGATCTGGAAATGGCGCAGCTGGCGGGGGTAGACAGTGTCGGGGTAACCCATGGCGTACATCCAAGTGACGTTTTATCCCAGTACCAGCCTAAAGCCATTGTGAACTCTTTGCCTGAACTGGCTCAATTGCTGCTACCCCGGTAA
- the yceD gene encoding 23S rRNA accumulation protein YceD encodes MKKLKLPITIDPYKSAQRRLECEGIFEMSGMNRLLAACEPCDGQVTVSVNFNVDELGLVVISGKGSASVALTCQRCTEVYEQELEVAFTFSPAKNAEAAAELPSYYDAIELDENGEVNLRELVEDELLLAIPLIPRHSLEDCQAPADSVWGELPEELEKPNPFDVLKQLK; translated from the coding sequence ATGAAAAAACTTAAACTTCCGATCACGATAGACCCTTATAAAAGCGCCCAGCGTCGGCTGGAGTGTGAAGGCATCTTTGAAATGTCGGGGATGAACAGACTGCTTGCTGCATGTGAACCATGCGACGGGCAAGTTACAGTTAGTGTAAATTTTAATGTGGATGAACTTGGACTGGTAGTGATATCAGGCAAAGGCTCGGCATCAGTTGCATTAACTTGTCAGCGGTGTACTGAGGTATATGAGCAAGAGCTGGAAGTAGCGTTTACTTTCAGTCCTGCGAAAAATGCCGAAGCGGCTGCTGAATTGCCGTCATATTATGACGCAATTGAATTAGATGAAAATGGTGAAGTCAACTTGCGTGAATTGGTGGAAGATGAGCTGCTGCTCGCTATTCCCCTGATTCCCAGGCATTCCCTCGAAGACTGTCAGGCGCCCGCCGACAGTGTCTGGGGAGAATTGCCGGAAGAGCTAGAGAAGCCGAATCCATTTGATGTATTAAAACAACTCAAGTAA
- a CDS encoding Maf family protein, with amino-acid sequence MKTLVLASTSPFRKSILSKLNLAFECAKPDIDETAGVNETPQALVERLAGEKARAVAGQFPDALIIGSDQVAVCDGQILGKPHTFENGVKQLSQFSDKAVIFYTGLALYNSSTGQTQTQVVPFTVHFNALSQEEIANYLNAEQPYNCAGSFKSEGLGICLFKKLEGEDPNTLIGLPLIKLVAMLKAQGLDVLASQLKS; translated from the coding sequence ATGAAAACCCTGGTTTTAGCATCCACCTCCCCTTTCCGTAAAAGTATCTTATCTAAACTGAACCTGGCCTTTGAATGTGCCAAACCCGATATCGATGAAACCGCCGGGGTCAATGAAACACCTCAGGCCCTGGTCGAGCGCCTGGCCGGAGAAAAAGCCCGGGCGGTTGCCGGGCAATTTCCCGATGCCCTGATCATAGGCTCAGATCAGGTAGCCGTTTGCGACGGACAAATCCTGGGTAAACCCCATACCTTTGAGAACGGCGTTAAACAACTGAGTCAATTTAGCGATAAGGCGGTAATTTTTTATACCGGATTGGCGCTTTATAATAGCAGCACAGGACAAACCCAGACCCAGGTTGTGCCTTTTACCGTACATTTTAATGCCCTGAGCCAGGAAGAGATAGCAAATTACCTTAATGCCGAACAGCCTTATAACTGTGCCGGCAGCTTTAAAAGTGAAGGTTTGGGCATTTGCCTGTTTAAAAAACTCGAAGGGGAGGATCCCAATACCCTGATAGGACTGCCGCTGATCAAGTTGGTGGCCATGTTAAAGGCCCAGGGGCTGGATGTGCTGGCGAGCCAGCTGAAATCCTAA
- a CDS encoding SAM-dependent methyltransferase, translating to MNEQQGSIVCVGVGMTLGSHLSPLSRSYIEQADVVFSLVSDGLVEQWVSQMNPDVRSLQPYYHEGTSRLVSYNAMVAAMISEVKAGKKVVGAFYGHPGVFACVPHKVIEEARALGYYGKMEPGISAEDCLFSDLAIDPGQFGCSHFEASQFMFYKRIIDPSAYLILWQVGIAGDLSLSKFSTGESYRRVLIDILSLHYPRDHQVILYEAPTLPIHSHRIESLSLSALLYAEIHGYTTLVIPPSQELTRNLEVLQRLDAIDSDQKNIKLI from the coding sequence ATGAATGAACAGCAAGGAAGTATCGTTTGTGTTGGCGTAGGCATGACTCTGGGGTCTCATTTAAGCCCGTTATCAAGAAGTTATATTGAACAGGCCGATGTGGTCTTTTCGCTTGTTTCAGACGGCCTGGTCGAGCAGTGGGTTAGCCAAATGAATCCGGATGTGCGCAGCTTACAACCTTATTACCATGAAGGTACGTCCCGGTTGGTGTCCTATAACGCTATGGTTGCTGCCATGATATCGGAAGTTAAAGCGGGAAAAAAAGTTGTCGGAGCTTTTTATGGCCATCCCGGGGTCTTCGCCTGTGTCCCGCATAAGGTCATTGAGGAGGCCAGGGCTTTGGGGTACTACGGGAAAATGGAGCCGGGAATTTCAGCCGAAGATTGTCTGTTTTCAGATCTCGCTATAGATCCGGGCCAGTTTGGTTGCAGTCACTTTGAAGCCAGCCAGTTTATGTTTTATAAACGTATCATAGATCCCTCTGCCTATTTGATCTTATGGCAGGTTGGCATCGCCGGTGATCTTTCTTTAAGTAAATTTTCCACCGGTGAAAGCTATCGCCGGGTATTGATAGATATATTATCCCTTCACTACCCCAGAGATCACCAAGTGATATTATATGAGGCGCCAACCTTACCTATTCACAGCCACCGTATCGAGAGTCTCTCCCTGTCGGCTTTGCTCTATGCAGAAATTCATGGCTATACCACCTTAGTCATCCCCCCCAGTCAGGAACTCACTCGTAATCTTGAGGTTTTACAACGATTGGATGCGATCGACAGCGATCAGAAAAATATCAAGCTTATCTAA
- the rluC gene encoding 23S rRNA pseudouridine(955/2504/2580) synthase RluC yields MNEIKKPQVRFITIDSEDAGQRIDNFLLKTLKGVPKSMIYRLLRKGEIRVNKKRTKPEYKLVDEDVLRIAPIRVSEKTNEVSTQLNVVANLEGQILFEDEILIVLNKPSGMAVHGGSGIGFGVIEALRALRPEARMLELVHRLDRDTSGCLVIAKKRSALRNLHEQLRNKKVQKFYHALVKGRWSPKLTRVTESLKKNDLKSGERVVIVDNINGKESETRYKVIQHYNNATLVRAFPVTGRTHQIRVHCQVKGHPIAGDPKYGNEDFDSDMKNVGVKRLFLHAASIEFTHPRTEQKLKIEAPLDKNLAKALKKLTVANNG; encoded by the coding sequence ATGAATGAAATTAAAAAACCTCAAGTCAGATTTATCACCATTGACAGTGAAGATGCTGGCCAAAGAATCGACAACTTTTTATTAAAAACCCTAAAAGGGGTACCCAAAAGCATGATTTACCGCTTGCTGCGCAAGGGGGAAATTCGGGTTAATAAAAAACGCACTAAACCTGAATATAAACTAGTAGATGAAGACGTGCTGCGCATTGCACCCATTCGTGTCAGTGAAAAAACCAATGAGGTCTCTACCCAGCTGAATGTGGTGGCAAACCTTGAAGGGCAGATCTTATTTGAAGATGAAATTCTTATCGTGCTCAATAAACCTTCGGGTATGGCGGTACATGGCGGCAGCGGTATAGGGTTTGGCGTGATTGAAGCCCTGAGGGCGCTGCGCCCGGAAGCGAGAATGCTTGAACTGGTGCACCGGCTCGACCGGGATACCTCTGGCTGTCTGGTGATTGCGAAAAAACGCTCTGCGCTGCGCAACCTACACGAACAGTTACGCAACAAAAAAGTACAAAAGTTCTATCATGCCCTGGTCAAAGGGCGCTGGTCGCCGAAATTAACCCGGGTAACCGAGTCATTGAAAAAAAATGATCTGAAATCCGGAGAGCGGGTGGTGATCGTTGATAATATTAACGGTAAAGAGTCAGAAACCCGCTATAAAGTGATCCAGCATTATAACAATGCCACTTTAGTACGGGCATTTCCGGTCACCGGACGTACCCATCAAATTCGGGTGCATTGCCAGGTGAAGGGGCATCCGATCGCCGGCGACCCCAAATACGGTAATGAAGATTTTGACAGTGATATGAAAAATGTTGGTGTTAAACGGTTATTTTTACATGCCGCCAGCATCGAATTTACCCATCCCAGAACAGAGCAAAAATTAAAAATCGAAGCGCCTTTGGATAAAAACCTTGCCAAGGCATTAAAAAAACTGACTGTGGCGAATAACGGATAA
- a CDS encoding GGDEF domain-containing protein, which translates to MLSRIPSFCIYILLCLCFEGVAQENYFIERFEQYKEIERLIYQADKQRTLDRKLFNRIVEKLNAKQALLSQEQKLYLAYFMGYQKVIGGDVQAALTLLNKVIKQDEYTVLKHRAIITKVNIYSTSENYSEGFTVLNKLLPQLNEMEGKTSYADALFAVANFYNRLSIYHLSQQYAWKLQASNPSLRHICLANMLMVESNFFLKQLTVEDIKNINVSHCETVGETMASNFIYVIIAELYLIENKPRLALDLLLRQLPSVKRTEYYLLISRFNSFIAQAHFALGNFDEAERYANMVIERIRVDHSSMSIVRASKILYQINRKNNNLALALKYHELYMAHDKLYNDDLNKRSITYQIAEENNQQKNLRIKLLDEQNRRLILEKVLNERTREKDQLLILSLMLIVAILAYWTYKSKLTQRKLKKMAEYDELTGILNRRCFNELADTAIKYCHQSGQPISLILFDLDEFKAINDTYGHQVGDWVLKNTIMTCQKLCRKNDIFGRFGGEEFTILLPGCDNDKAYELAESCRSVISEISTVETSYDFKISASFGICSSENGSYSLNEIVKAADEAMYHAKSSGRNRVSIYGIDMPNTVEAPCLHETATTLD; encoded by the coding sequence ATGTTGTCTCGAATTCCTTCATTCTGCATTTATATTTTGCTGTGCTTATGTTTTGAGGGGGTGGCGCAGGAAAATTATTTTATCGAGAGGTTTGAGCAATATAAAGAAATTGAACGACTTATTTATCAGGCGGATAAACAACGGACTTTAGATCGTAAACTCTTTAACAGGATTGTTGAGAAGTTAAACGCAAAACAAGCCTTGTTATCTCAGGAGCAAAAGCTTTATCTAGCCTATTTTATGGGTTACCAGAAAGTGATTGGCGGAGATGTGCAGGCCGCGCTGACGCTATTGAACAAAGTCATTAAACAAGATGAATATACCGTTTTAAAGCATAGGGCCATCATTACCAAAGTTAATATTTATTCCACCAGTGAAAACTACAGTGAAGGTTTTACTGTCCTGAATAAGCTGTTACCGCAACTTAACGAAATGGAGGGGAAAACAAGTTATGCGGACGCACTCTTTGCGGTGGCAAACTTTTATAACCGTCTTTCAATTTATCATTTAAGTCAACAATATGCCTGGAAGCTGCAGGCAAGCAATCCATCACTGCGCCACATTTGCCTGGCGAATATGCTGATGGTGGAATCAAATTTTTTTTTAAAACAACTGACGGTGGAAGATATTAAGAATATTAATGTCAGTCATTGCGAAACTGTTGGTGAGACGATGGCGTCTAACTTTATTTACGTGATTATTGCGGAATTATATTTGATTGAAAATAAACCCCGGTTGGCGCTTGATTTACTTTTACGGCAATTACCTTCGGTAAAACGGACCGAATATTATTTACTCATCAGTCGCTTTAATTCTTTTATTGCCCAGGCTCATTTTGCTTTGGGGAATTTTGATGAGGCTGAGCGCTATGCCAACATGGTCATTGAAAGGATCAGGGTCGATCACAGTTCCATGTCTATTGTCAGGGCCAGTAAAATCCTGTATCAGATCAACCGGAAGAATAACAACCTTGCGCTGGCGTTAAAGTATCATGAACTCTATATGGCTCACGATAAACTCTACAATGATGACTTGAATAAGCGTAGCATTACCTATCAGATAGCCGAAGAAAATAATCAGCAAAAAAATCTGAGAATAAAATTGCTGGATGAACAAAATAGAAGGCTGATATTGGAGAAAGTACTCAATGAGCGTACCAGAGAAAAAGATCAGCTGTTGATCCTGTCGTTGATGCTGATAGTCGCGATTCTGGCCTATTGGACTTATAAATCAAAACTTACCCAGAGAAAACTGAAAAAAATGGCGGAATACGATGAATTGACCGGTATCCTCAACCGCCGCTGTTTTAATGAGCTTGCCGATACCGCCATTAAATACTGTCACCAAAGTGGCCAGCCGATCAGTTTGATTTTGTTTGATTTAGATGAATTTAAAGCCATCAATGATACCTATGGCCATCAGGTCGGAGACTGGGTCCTGAAAAATACCATTATGACTTGTCAGAAACTGTGCCGTAAAAATGATATTTTTGGTCGTTTTGGCGGGGAAGAATTTACCATTCTCTTACCGGGTTGTGATAATGACAAGGCTTATGAATTAGCGGAATCATGCCGCAGTGTGATCAGTGAGATCTCAACGGTTGAAACCAGTTATGACTTTAAGATTTCTGCCAGTTTTGGTATTTGCTCGTCCGAAAACGGTTCTTATAGTTTAAATGAAATTGTTAAAGCGGCGGATGAGGCCATGTATCATGCGAAAAGCTCGGGACGCAACCGGGTCAGTATTTATGGTATTGATATGCCTAATACCGTTGAAGCGCCTTGTTTGCATGAGACGGCAACAACACTGGATTAG